In Hippocampus zosterae strain Florida chromosome 3, ASM2543408v3, whole genome shotgun sequence, a genomic segment contains:
- the LOC127597330 gene encoding lithostathine-1-alpha-like isoform X1 yields MAFALHSLFLLCGISGLLTGVWAFPSKISNGLFCPKGWTLLDCNCYVYQEEQRTFADAEAVCNILGGNLVSIHSGLENAVVQQLIVAGTNNDNEAWIGLHDSILNDDYIWTDGTVADFLNFATGEPNAANGNCVALDEMSGQWETAPCTDADEYVCIKEAQRLFH; encoded by the exons ATGGCATTTGCTCTTCATTCGTTGTTCCTCCTTTGCGGGATCAGTGGACTCTTGACTGGAGTC TGGGCTTTCCCTTCGAAAATATCCAACG GCCTTTTCTGTCCTAAAGGCTGGACTCTGTTGGACTGTAACTGTTACGTTTACCAGGAAGAACAAAGGACCTTTGCAGATGCAGAG GCTGTCTGCAACATTCTTGGTGGGAATCTGGTGTCCATCCACAGTGGCTTGGAAAATGCCGTCGTTCAGCAACTGATTGTCGCCggtaccaataatgataacgagGCCTGGATTGGGCTTCATGATTCAATTTTG AATGATGATTACATTTGGACTGATGGCACCGTAGCGGATTTCCTTAACTTTGCTACTGGGGAACCCAATGCAGCTAATGGCAACTGTGTAGCACTGGATGAAATGA GTGGACAGTGGGAAACTGCCCCCTGTACAGATGCCGATGAATATGTTTGCATCAAGGAAGCGCAACGTTTGTTCCACTAA
- the LOC127597330 gene encoding lithostathine-1-beta-like isoform X2, which produces MAFALHSLFLLCGISGLLTGVWAFPSKISNGLFCPKGWTLLDCNCYVYQEEQRTFADAEAVCNILGGNLVSIHSGLENAVVQQLIVAGTNNDNEAWIGLHDSILNDDYIWTDGTVADFLNFATGEPNAANGNCVALDEMNGEWNCHFARTND; this is translated from the exons ATGGCATTTGCTCTTCATTCGTTGTTCCTCCTTTGCGGGATCAGTGGACTCTTGACTGGAGTC TGGGCTTTCCCTTCGAAAATATCCAACG GCCTTTTCTGTCCTAAAGGCTGGACTCTGTTGGACTGTAACTGTTACGTTTACCAGGAAGAACAAAGGACCTTTGCAGATGCAGAG GCTGTCTGCAACATTCTTGGTGGGAATCTGGTGTCCATCCACAGTGGCTTGGAAAATGCCGTCGTTCAGCAACTGATTGTCGCCggtaccaataatgataacgagGCCTGGATTGGGCTTCATGATTCAATTTTG AATGATGATTACATTTGGACTGATGGCACCGTAGCGGATTTCCTTAACTTTGCTACTGGGGAACCCAATGCAGCTAATGGCAACTGTGTAGCACTGGATGAAATGA